From the Halalkalicoccus sp. CGA53 genome, one window contains:
- a CDS encoding DUF7519 family protein, translated as MSVERAREIDRSPTRVGSALALSAGALALAPGASTVGAGVLVGALGLLSLLNGLLFARRGLVTLGSTLLVAGVLVAGVEGASTLLVLWGVVAGVFAWDVGQNALCLGEQLGHEAETVRAELLHAGSSAAVGLGTAALGYGVYLVGTGGRPVAAVVLLLFAAAVLVAALS; from the coding sequence ATGAGCGTCGAGCGAGCGAGAGAGATCGACCGCTCGCCAACGCGCGTCGGCAGTGCGCTCGCGCTCTCGGCCGGCGCGCTCGCGCTCGCGCCCGGTGCGAGCACGGTCGGTGCGGGCGTCCTCGTCGGCGCGCTCGGCCTCCTCTCGCTCCTGAACGGCCTCCTCTTCGCCCGCCGCGGGCTCGTCACACTCGGGAGCACACTCCTCGTCGCGGGCGTGCTGGTCGCCGGCGTCGAGGGCGCATCCACGCTCCTCGTACTCTGGGGGGTCGTCGCAGGTGTCTTCGCCTGGGACGTCGGCCAGAACGCGCTCTGTCTGGGCGAGCAGCTCGGCCACGAGGCGGAGACCGTCCGGGCCGAACTCCTCCACGCCGGGTCGAGCGCGGCGGTCGGGCTCGGGACGGCGGCTCTCGGCTACGGGGTCTACCTCGTGGGCACCGGCGGACGACCCGTGGCGGCGGTGGTCCTCCTGCTGTTCGCCGCAGCCGTGCTCGTCGCCGCGCTCTCCTGA
- a CDS encoding AI-2E family transporter: MSYRPAAAPTSERRVLAILALASCALALFVALPYLQYILLGGVLAYVLAPAQRTLAPVFGRTGAALSLLSTAVVLLILPVLYVLSIAVRQASGLATTAQREGWSAAGIERELQAIGGGFDVDQAIATYETHQTEIDGGVQGVLSGAAGFVGGVPSILIGLTVTAFVLFSLLRDGDRLAAWLLQVAPMRETYRDELFTELDRLMWASVVGNVVVAAIQAVLLGAGLYLLDVPGVVLLTVATFVLALLPLVGAFAVWVPVSIYLLVLGRPGAAAILAVYGAIVSASDLYLRPAIIGKSGTLSSGVIVVGIFGGVAVFGAVGLFVGPVIIGSVKVVLELFSRTTPHA; the protein is encoded by the coding sequence ATGAGTTACCGACCCGCCGCGGCACCGACCTCGGAACGGAGAGTCCTCGCGATCCTCGCGCTCGCGAGCTGTGCGCTCGCGCTGTTCGTCGCGCTGCCTTACCTCCAGTATATCCTCCTCGGGGGCGTCCTCGCCTACGTCCTCGCTCCCGCACAGCGAACGCTCGCGCCCGTATTCGGCCGGACGGGCGCTGCGCTCTCGCTGCTCTCGACCGCCGTCGTCCTCCTGATCCTGCCGGTGCTCTACGTGCTCTCGATCGCCGTCCGTCAGGCCTCGGGACTCGCCACGACCGCCCAACGAGAGGGGTGGAGCGCCGCGGGAATCGAGCGCGAACTCCAGGCGATCGGCGGCGGCTTCGACGTCGATCAGGCGATCGCGACCTACGAGACCCACCAGACCGAGATCGACGGCGGCGTCCAGGGCGTGCTGAGCGGCGCGGCCGGGTTCGTCGGCGGGGTTCCCTCGATCCTGATCGGGCTCACCGTGACGGCGTTCGTCCTCTTCTCGCTGCTGCGCGACGGCGACCGACTGGCCGCCTGGCTCCTGCAGGTCGCCCCGATGCGCGAGACATATCGAGATGAGCTGTTCACCGAACTCGACCGGCTCATGTGGGCGTCGGTCGTCGGCAACGTCGTGGTCGCGGCGATCCAGGCGGTGCTCCTCGGCGCCGGGCTCTACCTGCTCGACGTCCCCGGGGTGGTCCTCCTCACCGTCGCGACGTTCGTCCTCGCGCTGTTGCCTCTGGTCGGCGCGTTCGCGGTCTGGGTGCCGGTGTCGATCTACCTCCTAGTGCTCGGCCGACCGGGTGCCGCCGCGATCCTCGCGGTCTACGGCGCGATCGTGAGCGCCTCGGACCTCTACCTGCGACCAGCGATCATCGGCAAGAGCGGCACGCTCAGCTCGGGAGTCATCGTCGTCGGGATCTTCGGCGGCGTCGCCGTCTTCGGTGCCGTGGGCCTGTTCGTCGGCCCCGTGATCATCGGGAGCGTGAAAGTGGTCTTGGAACTGTTCTCCCGGACGACGCCCCACGCGTAG
- a CDS encoding YIP1 family protein produces the protein MVHPRLWSSFAKSAPGSSFFAGFAVVLCFAAALAAGVWYVGELLVASTDATVTVDRPGFGEEERDAGDLLREEAQSYAGWAFFVPFVVWFSLDGLVHLVARSVHGEGGFAETLAVVGWAFVPESLRLGAGLVAVRSAASRIDPDAPIESFSETFVAALTSFDAPLLAVGVVVLLCQRAILTAGLEETHDLPTLTAALAVGAPAPALGAAHAPRVRDQNPSTSAETPMKITIPKTSTTFVTIGMVMSSGSIPSL, from the coding sequence ATGGTCCACCCCCGCCTGTGGTCGTCCTTCGCGAAGTCGGCGCCCGGGTCCAGTTTCTTCGCCGGGTTCGCCGTCGTCCTCTGCTTCGCGGCCGCGCTCGCCGCCGGCGTCTGGTACGTCGGCGAACTGCTCGTCGCGAGCACCGACGCCACCGTGACGGTCGACCGACCCGGATTCGGGGAGGAAGAGCGCGACGCGGGCGACCTGCTCCGGGAGGAGGCGCAGTCGTACGCCGGCTGGGCGTTCTTCGTCCCGTTCGTGGTCTGGTTCTCCCTCGACGGCCTGGTCCACCTCGTTGCCCGGTCCGTACACGGCGAGGGCGGGTTCGCCGAGACGCTCGCGGTCGTCGGATGGGCGTTCGTCCCCGAGTCCCTCCGTCTCGGAGCCGGCCTCGTCGCCGTCCGGTCGGCCGCCTCTCGGATCGATCCCGACGCCCCGATCGAGTCGTTCTCGGAGACGTTCGTCGCGGCGCTCACGTCGTTCGACGCGCCGCTGCTCGCGGTCGGGGTGGTCGTCCTCCTCTGCCAGCGGGCGATCCTCACGGCGGGGCTAGAGGAGACCCACGACCTCCCCACGCTGACGGCCGCACTCGCCGTGGGGGCTCCCGCTCCTGCTCTGGGGGCTGCTCACGCTCCTCGCGTGAGGGATCAGAACCCGAGCACGAGCGCCGAGACGCCGATGAAGATCACCATACCGAAGACGTCGACGACGTTCGTGACGATCGGGATGGTCATGTCGTCAGGGTCGATTCCGAGCCTGTAG
- a CDS encoding magnesium transporter, whose amino-acid sequence MAVPQGSLGTWNWKTIVGNMFPLLIVLSLIVLFAGITLEDAEEMLNQYGILAVMVPTMIGTGGNLGAILSSRLSTRFHLGMTDLSPRDRTLWANVGAILALAATIFTALAIGAYLLGILIGSPLPFATLLVISLVSGMSVAVLAVFFSFATTYASYRLGIDPDDMTIPIVTNVVDVFGMVIFIGVSALVLGF is encoded by the coding sequence ATGGCCGTCCCGCAGGGATCGCTCGGGACGTGGAACTGGAAGACGATCGTGGGGAACATGTTTCCCCTCCTCATCGTCCTCTCGCTGATCGTGCTCTTCGCCGGGATCACCCTGGAGGACGCCGAGGAGATGCTCAACCAGTACGGCATCCTCGCGGTGATGGTGCCGACGATGATCGGGACGGGCGGTAACCTCGGGGCGATCCTCTCCTCTCGACTTTCGACGCGGTTTCACCTCGGGATGACCGATCTCAGTCCCAGGGACAGAACGCTCTGGGCGAACGTCGGGGCGATCCTCGCGCTCGCGGCGACCATCTTCACCGCGCTGGCGATCGGTGCCTACCTCCTCGGAATCCTCATCGGCTCGCCGCTTCCGTTCGCGACGCTGCTCGTCATCTCGCTCGTGAGCGGGATGTCCGTCGCCGTCCTCGCGGTGTTCTTCAGCTTCGCGACGACCTACGCCTCCTACAGGCTCGGAATCGACCCTGACGACATGACCATCCCGATCGTCACGAACGTCGTCGACGTCTTCGGTATGGTGATCTTCATCGGCGTCTCGGCGCTCGTGCTCGGGTTCTGA
- a CDS encoding magnesium transporter — MSAWDDFRSIYREALPVLVVALCGGLFSGLVLEGMVESVRRFPGLLVMVPVFLATRGNVYGALGGRISSGLHQGLIEPRFQRDERLLNAVVASFINGIGISLVIGVITWLALLLMGWQVAALYELVGIMLIAGVLTSVVMISVLLGLIFVGYKHGYDPDNLVGPIVTTVGDVFGMLFLLFSVGLVEVLA, encoded by the coding sequence ATGAGCGCGTGGGACGACTTCCGGTCGATATACCGCGAGGCGCTTCCCGTCCTCGTCGTCGCACTCTGCGGTGGCCTCTTCTCCGGACTCGTCCTCGAGGGGATGGTCGAGAGCGTCAGGCGGTTTCCCGGCCTGCTCGTGATGGTGCCGGTCTTCCTCGCCACGCGCGGCAACGTCTACGGCGCGCTGGGTGGCCGGATCTCGAGCGGGCTCCACCAGGGGTTGATCGAACCCCGCTTCCAGCGCGACGAACGCCTCCTGAACGCGGTGGTGGCCTCGTTCATCAACGGGATCGGCATCTCGCTCGTGATCGGGGTGATCACATGGCTCGCGCTCCTCCTCATGGGCTGGCAGGTCGCCGCGCTCTACGAACTCGTCGGCATCATGCTGATCGCCGGCGTGCTGACGTCGGTCGTCATGATCTCCGTCCTTCTCGGACTCATCTTCGTGGGCTACAAACACGGCTACGACCCCGACAACCTCGTCGGGCCGATCGTCACCACGGTCGGTGACGTCTTCGGGATGCTCTTTCTGCTCTTCTCCGTGGGCCTCGTGGAGGTGCTCGCCTGA
- a CDS encoding potassium channel family protein — MEEFEGDTPSAPISYEPVSVKDVLVEMKDTAELLIDLSYAAVLHRDEELAREVLKLEGRMDVLEMRAWMGLMMAARTTDDAEALAPVMGIVGATDTISDAAGDIAKIVLEEIGLPEAMRAAIPEAVETLVRGTVTPGSEYAGRTLVETDLESETGVRVIAIRRGEEWLLNPGPETRIDAEDVVFLRGPEVAIDEVFETFTGTTYEAPELDTPDIDDLERAVDTIVHMKNLSELAVDLAYSSVLFDSEALAEEVRNLEIEVDAMESRFEAWTLRAAADAPDPVALRGLIHLGSATEVISDAAVEISDGVLREIGVHPVVQMAVEESDEIITRIEVEERSALDGVPIVGGVPETESTMSVIAIRRPGEGWLLVGGADAEIRSGDVLISKGTRTAADAFDELSRA; from the coding sequence ATGGAAGAGTTCGAGGGGGACACGCCGTCGGCACCGATCTCGTACGAGCCGGTGAGCGTGAAGGACGTGCTGGTGGAGATGAAAGACACCGCGGAGCTGCTGATCGACCTCTCGTACGCCGCGGTACTCCACCGGGACGAGGAGCTCGCCCGGGAGGTGCTCAAGCTTGAGGGTCGGATGGACGTCCTCGAGATGCGGGCGTGGATGGGGCTGATGATGGCCGCGCGGACGACAGACGACGCCGAGGCGCTCGCACCGGTCATGGGGATCGTCGGCGCGACGGACACGATCAGCGACGCCGCCGGCGACATCGCGAAGATCGTCCTGGAGGAGATCGGGCTCCCGGAGGCGATGCGCGCGGCGATCCCGGAAGCCGTCGAGACGCTCGTCCGGGGCACGGTCACCCCGGGCTCCGAGTACGCCGGACGGACGCTCGTGGAGACCGACCTCGAGTCCGAGACTGGCGTGCGCGTTATCGCGATCCGCCGAGGCGAGGAGTGGCTACTCAACCCGGGCCCCGAGACCCGCATCGACGCCGAGGACGTCGTCTTCCTTCGAGGGCCCGAGGTGGCGATCGACGAGGTCTTCGAGACGTTCACCGGGACCACGTACGAGGCACCCGAACTCGACACCCCGGATATCGACGACCTCGAACGGGCCGTCGACACGATCGTCCACATGAAGAACCTCTCGGAGCTTGCGGTCGACCTCGCCTACAGCAGCGTGCTCTTCGACAGCGAGGCGCTCGCCGAGGAGGTCAGGAACCTAGAGATCGAGGTCGACGCGATGGAGTCGCGCTTCGAGGCGTGGACGCTCCGGGCGGCAGCCGACGCGCCCGATCCGGTGGCGCTGCGGGGCCTGATCCACCTCGGGAGCGCGACCGAGGTGATCAGCGACGCCGCCGTCGAGATCAGCGATGGCGTGCTGCGCGAGATCGGCGTCCACCCGGTCGTCCAGATGGCCGTCGAGGAGTCCGACGAGATCATCACCCGGATCGAGGTCGAAGAGCGGAGCGCGCTCGACGGCGTGCCGATCGTCGGAGGGGTCCCGGAGACGGAGTCGACGATGTCGGTGATCGCCATCCGCCGCCCCGGCGAGGGCTGGCTGCTGGTCGGCGG